In Silene latifolia isolate original U9 population chromosome X, ASM4854445v1, whole genome shotgun sequence, the following proteins share a genomic window:
- the LOC141621187 gene encoding uncharacterized protein LOC141621187 → MATSSTPSTTSLGKDSWLRSVMDKCILKDDGSNFLEWESNIKSAALSDNVLTYLTDAPPIEPGARASSAVRTAYDDYVRMLNDIKNVLIWSISPKLKLSCISLNAYEIFTRMITMFSQTPKVRQYDAAARFFEAKLERGQKVGPHVLKMVEYVDILERLGCKIPKTLVVDRILHSLPSKFAHFRVNYNMNDMDKSYHEIHALLSQAERDMEASGSEKGDVLTMKLKNMSLGVKKGKGKEKSQFKKSSKKIDKGKGKVVENGNPKAKSVKLSEAECFHCNGKGHYRRSCPKYLEDLKEGRVTPIGYKGRASTSKR, encoded by the exons atggcaacttcatcaactccatcgactacttcactaggcaaagattcatggctaaggtccgtaatggacaaatgtattttaaaagatgacggtagtaactttcttgaatgggaatccaacatcaaaagtgccgcgttgtccgacaatgtgctcacttacttgaccgatgctcctcctatcgagcccggtgcaagagcttcatcggcggtgcggaccgcctatgatgactatgtgaggatgttgaatgatatcaagaatgtgttgatatggtcaatatcgccaaaactcaagctttcatgcatttctttaaatgcttacgagatattcactcgtatgatcactatgttttcacaaactcctaaagtccgtcaatacgatgcggcggcacgcttctttgaagctaagcttgagaggggccaaaaggttggtccccatgtccttaaaatggtcgaatatgttgacatcctagagcgtctagggtgtaagattcctaaaactcttgtggtggatcgaatccttcactcactcccctccaagtttgcccactttagggtaaactacaacatgaatgacatggataagagttaccatgaaattcatgcactcctctcccaagcggagagggatatggaggctagtgggagtgaaaagggagatgttttaaccatgaagttaaagaacatgtctcttggagtcaagaaaggaaagggaaaagaaaagtcccaattcaagaaatcgtcaaagaaaattgacaagggaaaggggaaggtcgttgagaatggcaatcccaaggcaaaaagtgtcaagctctccgaggccgaatgtttccattgtaatgggaaggggcattataggaggagttgtcccaaatacttggaggatctcaaggaagggcgtgtgacgcctattg ggtataagggacgtgcaagcactagcaaaaggtga